A region of Sulfuricella denitrificans skB26 DNA encodes the following proteins:
- the dprA gene encoding DNA-processing protein DprA, which produces MLSSDDIASWVGLSLIPGLGDESYRKLLRAFGEPKEIYAASYASLSGIVGKDVAEGIRRSADPESLAPLFAWLSNEHNHVITLADAEYPQALLQIPDPPPLLYVKGRLDLLNRPAMAVVGSRNATPQGKMNAESFSKNLSDSGLCIVSGMALGIDAAAHRGGLDGASSSIAVVGTGLDVVYPSRNHALAHELAQHGTLVSEFSLGTSALAHNFPRRNRIICGLSLGCLVIEAAIRSGSLITARLAVEQGREVFAIPGSIHSPVSKGCHSLIKQGAKLVECANDILDELKWSSQQNPVAVNDRGSPEDNRHPLLDALGFDPVGIDALTARSGLTSDTVCAMLLQLELEGRIACLPGGLYQLIT; this is translated from the coding sequence ATGCTCTCATCCGACGATATTGCTTCCTGGGTTGGCTTGAGCCTGATTCCGGGGCTGGGTGACGAGTCGTACCGCAAACTGCTGCGCGCCTTCGGCGAACCGAAAGAGATTTACGCCGCTTCCTACGCATCCCTATCAGGTATTGTCGGCAAAGACGTAGCTGAGGGCATCCGTCGCAGCGCTGACCCGGAAAGTCTTGCGCCTCTCTTCGCCTGGCTCAGCAATGAGCACAACCATGTTATTACCCTGGCCGATGCCGAATACCCTCAAGCCCTGCTACAAATTCCCGACCCGCCACCCCTGCTTTATGTCAAAGGCCGCCTCGATCTTCTGAATCGGCCGGCAATGGCGGTTGTCGGCAGCCGCAATGCAACGCCACAGGGGAAAATGAATGCCGAATCATTTTCCAAAAACCTAAGCGACAGCGGACTGTGCATCGTCAGCGGAATGGCGTTGGGCATTGATGCGGCCGCACACCGAGGGGGACTGGATGGCGCGTCCAGCAGTATCGCAGTGGTCGGAACCGGCCTGGATGTCGTTTACCCCTCACGCAACCATGCCTTGGCTCACGAATTGGCGCAGCACGGTACCCTGGTTTCCGAATTTTCATTGGGTACCTCCGCTTTGGCGCACAACTTTCCGCGCCGCAATCGCATAATCTGCGGGCTGTCTCTCGGCTGCCTGGTGATCGAGGCGGCAATTCGGAGCGGTTCGTTGATCACCGCCCGTTTGGCCGTTGAGCAAGGGCGGGAGGTCTTCGCCATTCCCGGCTCCATTCACTCTCCTGTGTCCAAAGGTTGCCACTCACTGATCAAGCAGGGCGCAAAGCTGGTCGAGTGCGCGAACGACATTCTTGATGAACTAAAGTGGTCATCACAGCAGAATCCTGTTGCGGTGAATGACAGAGGCTCACCAGAGGACAACCGCCATCCGCTGCTGGACGCTCTTGGGTTCGACCCTGTCGGGATCGACGCACTGACGGCACGCAGCGGCTTGACGAGCGATACTGTTTGCGCCATGCTGTTACAACTGGAATTGGAAGGGCGAATCGCCTGCCTGCCCGGCGGGCTTTACCAATTAATCACCTGA
- a CDS encoding DUF494 domain-containing protein yields MFDILVYLFENYFEANVYPDEGTLTRELSAAGFDRDEINQAMAWVNGLEKLTQQSYLPSLADSRAQRFYSDAEETKIGTESRGFLLFLETSGILNPVQREWVIDRIMALNEHEVSLEQVKWTVLIVLSSQGQASDFMFIEDLLFGDAEPTMH; encoded by the coding sequence ATGTTCGATATTTTAGTCTACCTGTTTGAAAACTATTTCGAGGCCAACGTTTACCCCGACGAGGGTACGTTGACCCGTGAACTCAGTGCGGCAGGCTTCGACCGGGATGAGATCAACCAAGCCATGGCGTGGGTCAATGGCCTGGAGAAGCTAACGCAACAAAGCTATCTGCCCAGTCTGGCGGACTCCAGAGCACAGCGGTTCTATTCCGATGCGGAAGAAACCAAGATCGGGACCGAGTCCCGTGGCTTCCTTTTGTTTCTCGAAACTTCCGGCATACTTAATCCCGTTCAACGCGAATGGGTTATCGACCGTATTATGGCGCTCAACGAACACGAGGTCTCGCTTGAACAGGTTAAATGGACTGTTCTGATCGTGCTCTCGAGCCAAGGCCAGGCAAGCGACTTCATGTTCATTGAAGATCTGCTATTCGGCGATGCCGAGCCCACCATGCACTGA
- the def gene encoding peptide deformylase has translation MAILNIIHYPDERLHTVATPVVEVNEEIRRLASDMAETMYAAPGIGLAATQVNVHKQVVVVDISEERNRLQVFINPEIIASEGKIEHEEGCLSVPGIYENVTRAERVTVKALDVEGKSFTLKVDGLLAICIQHEIDHLKGKVFVEYLSRLKLNRIRLKMKKLMRETL, from the coding sequence ATGGCTATATTAAATATCATTCATTATCCCGATGAACGGCTGCATACCGTGGCGACTCCCGTGGTCGAAGTAAACGAGGAAATCCGCCGCCTAGCTTCCGATATGGCGGAAACCATGTATGCTGCGCCCGGTATTGGTCTTGCCGCAACCCAGGTAAATGTGCACAAACAGGTTGTCGTGGTAGACATTTCCGAGGAGCGGAACCGCCTGCAGGTGTTCATTAACCCGGAAATCATTGCCAGCGAGGGGAAAATCGAGCACGAAGAAGGCTGTCTTTCCGTGCCGGGCATTTACGAAAATGTCACTCGGGCAGAGAGAGTCACCGTGAAAGCGCTGGATGTCGAAGGAAAATCTTTTACGTTGAAGGTGGACGGGTTGCTGGCGATCTGCATTCAGCATGAAATCGATCATTTGAAAGGTAAAGTATTCGTCGAATACCTGTCGCGGTTGAAGTTGAACCGCATTCGCCTGAAGATGAAAAAGCTGATGCGGGAGACCCTATAA
- a CDS encoding LysM peptidoglycan-binding domain-containing protein: protein MKKPILALILLFGLSSLSTATEITLQDRHPDRYVVVKGDTLWGIAGKFLKDPWRWPEIWKMNKQQIKNPHWIYPGDMVVLDMSSGSPELRLVKGIETIKLSPRVRVESAEAGAIPSIPQTAIGPFLSKPLVIAEGELEKAPYIIGTEESRVILGAGNSAYVQSIMEGGALNWHIYRPGKALIDPDSNETLGYEAVYLGDARINRFGAPATINITKSTQEINIGDRLVEMKEEATSAYVPHAPETTILGRIVSAYGGVAEVGKGSMVTLNKGSRDGLEVGHVLALYRHGRNISPGKHDDTSPEIVKLPDERYGLVFVFRVFDKLSYALVMQSERPVQVLDDVRTP, encoded by the coding sequence ATGAAAAAGCCTATTTTAGCTCTGATTTTGCTTTTCGGCTTAAGTTCGCTCTCCACCGCCACCGAAATCACTCTGCAAGACCGCCATCCAGATCGCTACGTCGTGGTCAAGGGCGACACGCTTTGGGGCATTGCGGGGAAATTTCTCAAGGACCCTTGGCGCTGGCCTGAAATCTGGAAAATGAACAAGCAGCAGATCAAGAATCCACACTGGATATATCCAGGCGACATGGTCGTACTGGACATGTCCAGCGGTTCGCCAGAATTACGCCTGGTCAAGGGTATCGAAACAATCAAGCTGAGTCCACGCGTCCGGGTTGAATCCGCAGAAGCCGGCGCCATTCCCAGCATTCCGCAGACGGCCATCGGGCCGTTCCTCAGCAAGCCGCTGGTCATAGCAGAAGGTGAGCTTGAAAAGGCACCCTATATTATCGGCACAGAAGAGAGCCGCGTCATCCTCGGTGCTGGCAATTCCGCCTATGTCCAGTCCATCATGGAAGGCGGGGCGCTGAACTGGCATATTTACCGCCCGGGCAAGGCGCTAATCGATCCCGACTCCAATGAAACCCTGGGGTATGAAGCAGTCTATCTGGGAGATGCCAGAATCAACCGGTTCGGCGCACCAGCCACGATAAATATCACCAAATCCACCCAAGAAATCAATATCGGCGACCGTTTGGTTGAAATGAAGGAAGAGGCAACCAGCGCTTATGTACCCCACGCGCCGGAGACGACGATTCTCGGCAGGATAGTTTCTGCCTATGGCGGCGTCGCAGAGGTTGGTAAGGGCTCGATGGTCACCCTGAACAAGGGAAGCCGAGACGGCCTAGAAGTCGGACATGTGCTGGCTCTTTACCGCCACGGCCGCAACATTTCACCTGGCAAGCACGACGATACCTCGCCGGAAATCGTCAAATTGCCCGACGAACGCTATGGTCTGGTTTTCGTGTTTCGCGTATTTGATAAACTGTCTTATGCGCTGGTAATGCAAAGCGAGCGTCCGGTGCAAGTGCTGGACGATGTGCGCACACCGTAA